One genomic segment of Rivularia sp. PCC 7116 includes these proteins:
- a CDS encoding Npun_R2821/Npun_R2822 family protein: MTKGIYIIANDKVTDHAIALLNSIRLHDKETPIVMIPYDDNYHKIADTLGKYYGVGVYEDLEFIDRLSNKLYETFGGKFFARPNQFRKQACWFGPFDEFLYIDTDIVVFEKIIDNLNYLKETDFICCDYQHSGGIKNVFSPTVLEKKVFTESEVKDIFNGGFWGSKKNLISEQDLYETFAECAEHPEYFDFSEKTSDQPIINYMLLKRIPKRFNIVNREGKAPGNWGGTSHFLHEGHKLIDPKVNQPLQYLHWAGIRIEPGCPYWEIWEHYRNLNPQLPPPVFPEKPKPTSWQKTMNEAKSFLRSLKK; the protein is encoded by the coding sequence ATGACTAAAGGTATTTATATCATCGCTAATGATAAAGTGACAGATCACGCTATTGCTTTACTCAATAGCATTCGTCTCCACGACAAAGAAACTCCTATTGTGATGATTCCCTATGATGATAATTATCACAAAATAGCTGACACTCTCGGCAAATATTATGGAGTAGGAGTTTACGAGGATTTAGAATTTATTGACCGCTTATCTAATAAATTATACGAAACCTTCGGCGGTAAATTCTTTGCTCGTCCTAACCAATTCCGCAAGCAAGCTTGTTGGTTTGGTCCTTTTGATGAGTTTTTGTATATAGATACAGATATTGTTGTTTTTGAAAAAATTATTGATAATCTCAATTATTTAAAAGAGACTGACTTCATTTGCTGCGACTATCAACATAGTGGTGGAATTAAAAACGTATTCAGCCCCACAGTTTTAGAAAAAAAAGTATTTACCGAAAGCGAAGTTAAAGATATATTCAATGGTGGGTTTTGGGGTTCCAAGAAAAACCTCATATCCGAACAAGATTTATACGAAACCTTTGCAGAATGTGCGGAGCATCCAGAATATTTCGATTTCTCCGAAAAAACATCCGATCAACCAATTATCAACTATATGTTGCTCAAACGCATTCCCAAGCGTTTCAATATAGTCAATAGAGAAGGAAAAGCACCGGGAAACTGGGGAGGAACTTCTCACTTTTTACATGAAGGACATAAATTAATCGATCCAAAAGTCAATCAACCTTTACAGTACCTGCATTGGGCTGGTATTCGCATCGAACCAGGTTGTCCTTACTGGGAGATTTGGGAACATTACCGCAACTTGAACCCACAATTACCACCACCTGTGTTTCCAGAAAAGCCCAAACCAACCTCTTGGCAAAAAACTATGAATGAAGCAAAAAGTTTTCTTCGTTCGTTGAAGAAGTAA
- a CDS encoding AarF/ABC1/UbiB kinase family protein — translation MNSQTLTQNNRKYDARQIARFYRLRPWLGWVRASTIVLNFIWFIFGLKWDDFMGVAERNKLKRAVQLRKILVRLGPTFIKVGQALSTRPDLIRKDFLEELIKLQDQLPPFDNAIALRQIQSELGHPVKEMFSELSPVPVAAASLGQVYRGRLHTGEEVAVKVQRPNLRPILSLDLYLMRWAASWLSPWLPLNLGHDLTLIVDEFGTKLFEEIDYLNEGRNAERFATNFRNSPDVKVPAIYWRYTSTRVLTLEWLNGFKLTDTESIIAAGIDPQEIIQIAVTTGLQQLLEYGFFHADPHPGNLFAMPDGRMGYIDFGMMDQLSETTKETLVDAVVHLINKDYTDLAGDYVKLGFLTPDTDIRPIVPALEALLGDAINRNVGEFNFKTITDEFSKLMYEFPFRVPAKFALIIRSLVTQEGIALSLNPNFKIVEVAYPYVARRLLTGESAQLRRRLINVLFKDGTFQWERLENMIAIARTDNNFDLLPTAQMGLQYLLSDEGQFLQQQLIIALTEDDRLHAEEVQRLWNLVKDDLNPTRLLSAAFGVFTQFSRERVAAILPPFTTSSSVNNT, via the coding sequence GTGAATTCACAAACCCTCACACAAAACAATCGTAAGTACGATGCACGTCAAATAGCGCGATTCTATCGCCTGCGCCCTTGGCTGGGTTGGGTACGTGCAAGCACAATCGTCTTGAACTTCATCTGGTTTATTTTCGGTTTGAAGTGGGATGATTTTATGGGAGTAGCCGAACGTAATAAATTGAAACGAGCGGTTCAGCTACGAAAAATACTTGTACGTCTGGGGCCGACGTTTATTAAAGTTGGTCAAGCCCTATCAACTCGACCCGATTTAATCCGTAAAGATTTCTTAGAAGAACTGATCAAATTACAAGACCAACTGCCACCCTTTGACAACGCTATTGCTTTGAGACAAATTCAAAGCGAATTAGGTCATCCCGTCAAAGAAATGTTCAGCGAACTTTCCCCCGTTCCAGTTGCTGCTGCGAGTCTGGGTCAAGTTTATCGGGGTCGTTTGCACACGGGTGAAGAAGTTGCAGTCAAGGTACAGCGACCAAATTTACGTCCGATACTTTCCCTTGACTTGTATTTAATGCGCTGGGCTGCTAGCTGGTTATCTCCTTGGTTGCCTTTGAATTTGGGACACGATTTGACATTAATCGTAGATGAGTTCGGTACCAAATTATTTGAGGAGATTGATTATCTCAACGAAGGTCGTAACGCTGAAAGGTTCGCTACTAACTTTCGTAACAGCCCTGATGTAAAGGTTCCAGCTATATATTGGCGATATACTTCAACTCGCGTTTTAACTTTAGAATGGCTGAACGGATTTAAGCTGACCGATACTGAGAGTATCATTGCAGCAGGTATAGATCCGCAAGAAATTATTCAAATAGCTGTAACTACAGGTTTACAGCAGTTATTAGAATATGGTTTCTTTCACGCTGACCCCCATCCAGGAAATTTGTTTGCGATGCCTGACGGTAGGATGGGCTATATCGATTTCGGTATGATGGATCAGCTATCGGAAACCACCAAGGAAACTCTTGTAGATGCGGTGGTTCACCTGATAAACAAAGACTATACCGATTTAGCTGGTGATTATGTCAAGTTGGGTTTCTTGACACCAGATACAGATATTCGTCCGATTGTACCTGCTTTGGAAGCATTGCTTGGAGATGCAATTAATCGCAACGTCGGGGAATTTAATTTCAAGACCATAACGGATGAGTTTTCCAAACTCATGTACGAATTTCCTTTTCGAGTTCCAGCCAAATTTGCTTTAATTATTCGCTCCTTGGTGACTCAAGAAGGTATCGCGCTATCGTTAAATCCGAACTTTAAGATTGTCGAAGTTGCGTATCCTTACGTAGCACGACGATTGCTCACCGGTGAATCGGCTCAACTGCGACGAAGATTAATCAACGTACTGTTTAAGGATGGTACATTCCAGTGGGAACGCTTGGAAAATATGATTGCGATCGCGCGTACTGACAACAATTTTGATTTATTACCCACAGCGCAAATGGGTTTGCAGTATTTGCTCAGCGATGAAGGTCAATTTCTTCAACAACAGTTGATAATTGCACTCACAGAAGACGATCGCTTACATGCTGAAGAAGTACAGCGTTTGTGGAATTTAGTCAAGGATGATTTAAATCCAACTCGTTTGTTGAGTGCTGCTTTTGGAGTTTTCACTCAGTTTTCCAGAGAGAGAGTTGCGGCAATCTTACCGCCATTTACCACTTCAAGTTCTGTGAACAACACCTGA
- a CDS encoding Npun_R2821/Npun_R2822 family protein: protein MTEGIYILANDIVYDQLVALLNSIEANIGNKYAVSIIPYDDRLERVREEIKHRSNVEIFADTSAIKLWEEFSAQIWKAHPDAYKIWQEQGIPGVYRLGMHRRFCGFDGAFDKFIYLDADILVLNSLDYIFEQLNQNDFVVYDFQHKDLNHVYNANSNQLRDVFPQSRLDSEIFCAGFYAANKGLFDAEKRKYLLSKLQAGEAEILYKNAPDQTILNYMVMRSEIPSYNFSNHLPESQITGCCVTSPHFDERDNLVYDKGNRLTYLHYIGLSSKLFSRVCSGENIDFPYRETFLHYRYLHEPDKRPKFTTKPKAYNAPPSLTKRFLKKLGLKVGA from the coding sequence ATGACTGAAGGTATTTACATACTTGCTAATGATATAGTTTATGACCAATTAGTAGCTTTACTCAATTCTATTGAAGCAAATATTGGTAATAAGTATGCTGTTTCTATTATTCCCTATGATGACCGTTTAGAAAGAGTCAGAGAGGAAATAAAACATAGAAGTAATGTTGAAATATTTGCAGATACTTCTGCAATTAAGCTTTGGGAAGAATTTTCTGCCCAAATATGGAAAGCACATCCGGATGCCTATAAAATTTGGCAAGAACAAGGTATTCCGGGAGTTTATCGCTTGGGGATGCATCGCAGATTTTGCGGTTTTGATGGTGCTTTTGATAAATTTATCTATTTGGATGCCGATATTCTAGTATTAAATTCACTAGATTATATATTTGAGCAACTAAATCAAAATGACTTCGTAGTGTATGATTTTCAGCATAAGGACTTGAATCACGTATACAACGCTAATTCCAATCAATTACGAGATGTTTTTCCTCAATCTCGACTCGATAGCGAAATATTCTGTGCTGGTTTTTATGCTGCCAATAAAGGTTTATTTGACGCAGAAAAACGGAAATATTTATTATCAAAATTACAGGCTGGGGAAGCAGAAATATTATACAAAAATGCTCCCGACCAAACAATCCTTAACTATATGGTGATGCGGTCGGAAATACCTAGCTATAATTTTTCCAATCATTTACCTGAAAGCCAAATAACCGGATGTTGCGTTACATCTCCTCATTTTGACGAACGAGATAATCTGGTATATGACAAAGGGAACCGTTTAACTTATTTGCACTATATAGGCTTATCTTCCAAACTATTTAGCCGCGTTTGTAGTGGAGAAAATATTGATTTCCCTTACCGCGAAACTTTTCTGCATTATCGCTATCTCCACGAACCAGACAAGCGACCAAAATTCACCACTAAGCCAAAAGCTTACAACGCACCCCCAAGTCTAACCAAACGATTTTTAAAAAAATTAGGATTAAAAGTTGGAGCATAA